In Hemitrygon akajei unplaced genomic scaffold, sHemAka1.3 Scf000057, whole genome shotgun sequence, the genomic stretch tcactgcccagctccaggggatgcaccgaatgtcagtaatttcgtctgtcggtgtgaccctgtaaactccacatattctgtcccattccccgatggttagaaaagtgttcctgaTGTGAGAGGATCGGGAGGGGCAGGGATGAAGGATGGGagaaagtcccacagtgaggaagatttgtgaAAGTGTCCTAGGGAGACGGTGGAAGAGACCCCACCTGAGGAAAAGGGATAGAAAGACAGAATCTGCAAtaggaaggggttggggaagagaaatccctcaGAAGGAAGGAGATCATgatgagtgatcccacaggaggaaggggaatggggatgagaagTCCCACAGCAGTATACCGATGGGAAAAGATAATCCCACAAGATGAGATGATCCGGAAATAGATTGTACAGGAGGGGTGTGTCTGAACTGAGGCCCACAATCGGGAGAGGAGATGCGCCCACGTGGTCTGGGTATCTGGTAAtgagcacagtcacacaggtggactgatggtgatagtcacacacggggaagggcaggagaggacaatctcacaatggtatttctttccttctcactgggacagtcagctgacggtctcttgtccctcaccgggaagggggtgtgaagctctgacccacctgctgcagtcagtgtcggtctgggtgtcagtaatagtgagaaggaacattgtcaatggacgtgtcacaggcagcgagaaacacggccattcctgtgatttactaccattaaaccaatggccgttgttcactgatctgatgaagtctccaaaattccttcacaaggaaccacagaaccctcccgtccttggggaattactgaccgatcccctgggcatttgtcacaattcgtCACAATCTGATTTATTACAGTTTaacccaaatccctttacattgaaacaacagaATGGAactgtttcacagttcagagtgagagataaatcaagttacctcaactcctggcacttgtgcagccctggtcccagccgctggattccttcacactgaatgtggcagttcaccaggttgaggtgttttattgtatcacagagtccgatgacatgagacaggatcgcgcagtcaatcggggtcagtgtgaTGTAACTTAATGAAAGTGTTTCctcagatcccagtgcggcctgagccagtccacgattctgagactcaaacaggtagtgcaatgtgttcaggaggctccttttaccagcttcactccctgtgtttccactctggtgtttaacctcctccttcacccagtcaatcacccggcaggttgtttcatgaggaaatggacccagaaactcctccaggccccgagctgtcattgggttggagagaccagcaacaaaacggagaagtACTTCAAaccgcccatctgtcgtgttgtcGGCTTCAGTGAGCAATATCAGGATATCAccaggatgtggattcaggaattgtgcgacagcagctacaaactcttggatggtgagatgtgggaatgtgtacactaCGCTCCGGGCAAAATCCtctctttccaaaagctccatcaggaacccggacaggaacttacaaggctgcagattgtagttgatcaaatctcgatctgtaaacacaatcttcctatcggacactcctctgaaggccatctgaccaaccctgagtaacacatcacgggggttctcaatctcacggccgtggtttttcaggatgttgtaaatataataGGAGTACAGTTgcgtgatggtcttgggaacttgctgtgggtccctgactctttgtgtgaagaagggggccagtgccagagcgaggatccagcagtaggaggggttgtagctcatggtgtacaggatctcgttctccttcacgtgtttgaaaacagcttccgccactgtctgatcttcaaaatacctgatgaaatattccttccgttcctcaccagaaaatcccaggatttcagcttCGGTACTGATctcagccttttccaataaatgtaatgcagtgggacgggtggtcaccagcactgaacaccctgggagcagcttgtgctggattaaactgtacacaatgtcagacaccttgcacttgaattcaggatctgtgcatgtgtactGAGGTTCTGTGTCTccccgactgtcagcaaaatcaattttgtcattgaattcatccaaaccatcgaatataaacagcaatccctctgggttcttccagacctctctcaggatattcccaaagtatggatactgatccagaatcagttccttcaggtttattctacagttaatggagtttaaatcgcggaatttgaaactgaagacaaactggaactgttggtatattttccccgtggcccagtcataaacaatcttttgtaccattgttgttttcccgatccccgggaccccgGCCACTGCTGCTGAATTCCTAGATTTGGATTCACTCCGGGAAAAGCTTttctggaacaactgatcagtccggattttttccagctctctgcggagatgtttttctctccactcctcgtggtctctgcctcttgccagcagctcatgttccaccagtctccgatctcgaacagtagaaatgaccgtgagctcagcgtatcgatcaaccagctgaaaaaccttcaccttctccctcatcaggatcgtgttcactctcagtgtttcagtttgtgcccgcagagtctccttgtgtttctgttgaacatcttccatgggaacagacagtGGACAAACTGTTAGATGCCTCATCTCAGAACTCAGTATTTAAGCACACAGGAGTTAGCTCAGAGCTATTGCATTAATTGGATTTGTCAATGGACGTTCGTACAGTAAAGTAAATTCAATTAACAGACCGCTGACTGGACAGAGAGACATGGTCTAGGTAAACACCCGatcatcacatttccacattaaCTGTGCTGTGAAGGTGAGTATTTCCCTGGTAGTTTACTGACCTCCGACTGTCCCATACTGGACAACATCTCACTACTGCCACAGATATCATTGCTCCTGGGGAAGAATCTTTTAATCCCTAGTGTTGATGTGGCGTATGGAGATAGAGAAGAGGGTGGTGGGCATTCTGTCAGAGGAACAGGTCGGGGAATCacagctccccctcccctctcaccatcactgaatcaaaATACAAAGAAGCAGCTTTGCTGATCAGcactgtgggtgggtgggtggggtgcgTGGAATCTCAAAGTGTGTTCGAAACCTGTCAGGGGCGTGTGGGGTTATGCACTGTGTCCGGCCTCTTCCATGGATGTATGGGGAgggcacagtgtgtcaggaccctgtcaggtgtgtgtggggtctcacagtgtgtcaggagcctgcCAGGTTTGTGTGGGGTCTAACAGTGTGTCCGTATCCTGTCAGGGGCATATGGGGTcccacagtgtatcaggacactGTCAAGGGcgtatggggtctcacagtgtgtcaggaccctgccaggttTGTGTGGGGTCTAACAGTGTGTGAGTATCCTGTCAGGGGCATATGTGGTCccacagagtgtcaggaccctgtcagaaaTGTGTGGAGTCTtgtagtgtgtcaggaacctgtttaGGAGTGTGAGGGGTCTCACATCCTGCCAGGACCGTTCcaggtgtgtgtggtgtctcacagtttgtcaggatcctACCAGGCGTGTATGGGATCTCATGGTTTGTCAATTgataatagacagtaggtgcaggtgtaggcaattcagccttttgagccagcaccgccattcaatgtgatcatggctgatcatccacaatcagtaccccgttcctgccttatcccttgactccgcaatctttcagagctctatctaactctttcttgaaagcatccagagaattggtctccactgccttctgaagcagagcattccacagatccacaactctctgggtgaaaaagtttttcctgaactccgttctaaatggcctaccccttattgttaaactgtggcctctggttctggactcggGAACATGTGTCCTGTATCTAGTGCGTCTAATCCCTTaaaaatcttatatgtttcaatcagatcacctcacattcttctaaattccagtgtatcaggaccctatcAGGTGGGTGTGGGATCTCATGGTGTATCAAGAACTGGTCAGGGTTatctggtgtctcacagtgtgtcgggacccttgcagtggtgtgtggggtctcaaagtGTGTCGGAACCAtgttaggggtgtgtggggagtcacagtgtgtcaggaccctgccaggaatctgtggtgtctcacagtgtgtcgggacccttgcagtggtgtgtggggtctcaaagtGTGTCGGAACCAtgttaggggtgtgtggggagtcacagtgtgtcaggaccctgccaggaaTCTGTggtttctcacagtgtgtcgggaccctggcAGTGGTGTTTGGGGTCTCACGGTGTGTCGGGAACCTGTCGGGTGTGTTTGGGGTCTCCCAGTGTATTGggaccatgtcaggggtgtgtgggatgtcacagtgtgtcaggaccctaccAAAgttctgtggggtctcacagtgtgtcaggaccctaccAAAgttctgtggggtctcacagtgtgtcaggaccctgtcagcggtgtgtggggtctcacagtgtgtcaggaccctgccaaagttctgtggggtctcacattgtgtcaagaCCCTGCCAAAGTTCTGTGGGGTCTCccagtatgtcaggaccctgtcaggggtgtgtggggtctcacagtgtgtcaggaccctgtcaggggtttgtggtgtgtcacagtgtgtcaggaccctgccaaagttctgtggggtctcacagtgtgtcaggaccctgtccggggtgtgtggggtctcacagagtttcaggacactgtcagggtcGTATGGGGTCTCACAGATTGTCAACGCCCTGCTGGGCATctgtggggtctctcagtgtgtcagcaccctgacaggggtgtgtggggtctcacagtgagtcaAGACCCTGCCTGGGTTGTTTGGGGTCTCATtgtatgtcaggaccctgccaaagTTGTGTTGGGTCTAACAGTGTGTTAGGACTCTGCCAcgggtttgtggggtctcacattgtgtcaggaacctgtcaaaaATATGTGGGCTCCcgtagtgtgtcaggaacctgtttaGGGGTGTGAGGGGTCTCAGTGTGTGTCAGTATCCAGTTcggagtgtggggtctcacatccTGTCAGCATCCTGTcggaggtgtgtggggtctcacagtgtgtcaggaccctgtcaggggtgtgtgggctctcacagtgtgtcaggacccggtcaggtgtgtgtggggtctcacagtgtgtcaggacccttgcagtggtgtgtggggtctcacagtgtgtcaggaccctgtcaggggtgtgtggggtctcacagtgtgtcaagaccctgcctgggttgtgtggggtctcagggTTTGTCAATTGATAATAGACAATCGGTGCTGGTGTAGGCAATTCAGccttttgagccagcaccgccattcagtgtgatcatggctgatcagccacaatcagtaccccgttcctgccttcttcccatatccctcgTCTCCGCTATCCTTAAGTGCTCtatttaactctttcttgaaagcatccagagaattggtatccactgccttctgaggcagagcattccatagatccaaactctctggatgaaaaagtttttcctcaactctgttctaaatggcctaccccttattgttagctgtggcctcttgttctggactcccTCAACATCGGGAACGTTTCCTGTCTctggcgtgtccaatcccttaaacaTCTTATATATTCCAATCAGATCCCCtcgcatccttctaaattccagtgtatcagGACCTTATCAGGTGTGTGTCGGATGTCATTGTgtatcaggaacctgtcagggttacgtggcatctcacagtgtgtcaggacgatgtcaggggtgtgtggagtctcgtagtgtgtcaggatcccgtaaggatgtgtggggtctcacagtatatCAGGACCCTACAGGGCTGTGTCGtgtctcacagtgggtcagggccctgtcagtggtgtgtgtgttctcacagtgtgtctggaccctgtcagtggtgtgtggggtctcacaatgtgtcaggaccctgtcagagatGTGTgctgtctcacagtgtatcaggaccctgtcagtggtgtgtgtggtctcacagtgtgtccggaccctgtcagtggtgtgtgtggtctcacagtgtgtccggaccctgtcagtggtgtgtgtggtctcacagtgtgtcaggaccctatggagctgtgttgggtctcacagtgtgtcaggacactgtccaGGGCGTATGGGGTCTCACAGATTGTCAGCGCCCTGCCAGGCatttgtgggatctcacagtgtatcGGGACCCCGCCAGAGGTGTGTtgggtatcacagtgtgtcagtaccctgttAGGAATGTGTGGAGTCTcgtagtgtgtcaggaacctgtttaGGAGTGTGAGGGGTCTCGGCAGGTGTCAGTATCCGGTTAGGAGTGTGGGGCCTCACATCCTGTCAGGACCatgccaggtgtgtgtgggttctgagcacatattcctcaatgagtacccctttcctgccttctccccatttcccttgacTCCGCAATCTTtaggagctctatctaactcttccttgaaagcatccagagaattggcctccactgccttctgaagcagaacattccatagatccacaactctctgggtgaagaagtttttcctgaactccgttctaaatgacctaccccttattggTAGCTGTGGCCACTtgctctggactcccccaacatcaggaccacgtttcctgcctctagcatgtacaatcccttaaaaatcttatatatttcaatcagatcccctcgcatccttctaaattccagcgtatcaggaccctgtcaggggtgtgtggggtctcacagtgtatcaggaccctgtcaggggtgtatggggtctcacagtgtatcaggaccctatcAGGTGTGTGTCAGATGTCATTGTCTATcaagaccctgtcaggggagtgtcaTGTCTGACAGTGTATCAGGAAcccgtcaggggtgtgtggggtctcacagtgtgtcaggaccctgtcagggttgtgtggggtctcactgtgtgtcatgacgatgtcaggggtgtgtagagTCTcgtagtgtgtcaggaacctgtcaggggtgtgtagggtctcacagtgtttttaggaccctgtcaggggtgtgtggggtctcacagtgtgacaggacgatgtcaggggtgtgtagagtctcgtagtgtgtcaggaccctgtccggggtgtgtggggtctcacagtgtgtcaggacgatgtcaggggtgtgtagagTCTcgtagtgtgtcaggaacctgtaaggatgtgtggggtctcacagtgcatCGGTAACCCGTCAGTCTGTGGGATCTCACAgattgtcaggatcctgtcagggctgTGTAGTGTCTGACACTCTGTCTGGAACCTTTGAGATGTTTGTGAAATCTCACTGTTTGTCacgaccctgtcagggttgtgtggggtttcacagtgtgtcaggagtcagtcagatgtgtgtggggtc encodes the following:
- the LOC140721538 gene encoding NACHT, LRR and PYD domains-containing protein 12-like is translated as MGLSSVITELLASWNDFQLLQLTDFYRDRLEQAMEGGVHGVSLALTAENQFSGEEHRKISDLADKGERADSSKLLLSLVMEKGSSARRVMWETFVKMRIGVPKLDKILKEIQEHGCVPVHRPVQEIPRGLKDVQQKHKETLRAQTETLRVNTILMREKVKVFQLVDRYAELTVISTVRDRRLVEHELLARGRDHEEWREKHLRRELEKIRTDQLFQKSFSRSESKSRNSAAVAGVPGIGKTTMVQKIVYDWATGKIYQQFQFVFSFKFRDLNSINCRINLKELILDQYPYFGNILREVWKNPEGLLFIFDGLDEFNDKIDFADSRGDTEPQYTCTDPEFKCKVSDIVYSLIQHKLLPGCSVLVTTRPTALHLLEKAEISTEAEILGFSGEERKEYFIRYFEDQTVAEAVFKHVKENEILYTMSYNPSYCWILALALAPFFTQRLLEREDFARSVVYTFPHLTIQEFVAAVAQFLNPHPGDILILLTEADNTTDGRFEVLLRFVAGLSNPMTARGLEEFLGPFPHETTCRVIDWVKEEVKHQSGNTGSEAGKRSLLNTLHYLFESQNRGLAQAALGSEETLSLSYITLTPIDCAILSHVIGLCDTIKHLNLVNCHIQCEGIQRLGPGLHKCQELRLGMNDLGDSGVKLVSAALTNPECKIQKLGLGDVSLTDSAAGDLVSALSTNPSLTELDLRANSLTDRSVPALRRLILTHPSLKWIRLWRNRFSETGKKELGSLQEPRPGLRVTL